The Formosa sp. Hel1_33_131 genome window below encodes:
- the trpC gene encoding indole-3-glycerol phosphate synthase TrpC — MSSILDRIVADKRTEVSLRKQLIPLKQLEQSVLFERHCPSLSTRLSESTSGLITEHKRRSPSKDCINQNLNVQDVAKGYEFAGACGMSVLTDMKYFGGSLEDLLTARASCEMPLLRKEFIIDTYQIVEAKAYGADVILLIAAILSREEIQTFSTLAQSLGMEVLLEIHNEEELHKSLMPSLNMIGVNNRNLKTFEVSLETSKTLSTLIPDEFVKISESGIRTVKDIQSLQPYGYKGFLIGENFMKTDNPGASAADFIKKLNA; from the coding sequence ATGAGCAGTATTTTAGATCGTATTGTCGCAGATAAACGCACCGAGGTTAGCCTTCGGAAACAACTGATTCCGTTGAAACAACTGGAACAATCGGTGTTGTTTGAACGCCACTGCCCGTCGCTTAGTACACGATTGTCAGAAAGTACTTCAGGCTTGATTACAGAACACAAACGCCGTTCGCCCTCAAAGGACTGCATCAATCAGAATTTGAACGTGCAAGACGTCGCAAAAGGCTATGAATTTGCAGGGGCTTGCGGGATGTCGGTACTCACAGATATGAAATATTTTGGTGGTAGTTTAGAAGACCTGTTAACCGCCAGAGCCAGTTGTGAGATGCCCTTGCTTCGGAAAGAATTTATTATTGATACTTATCAAATTGTAGAAGCAAAAGCCTACGGCGCCGATGTGATTTTACTCATTGCTGCCATTCTGAGTCGCGAAGAGATTCAAACCTTTTCAACTCTCGCCCAAAGTTTGGGGATGGAGGTCTTATTGGAAATTCACAACGAAGAAGAATTGCACAAATCGCTGATGCCTTCTCTGAATATGATAGGCGTGAACAACCGCAATCTTAAAACGTTTGAGGTCAGTTTAGAAACCAGTAAAACACTGAGTACACTCATCCCTGATGAATTTGTAAAGATTTCAGAAAGCGGGATTCGCACGGTGAAAGACATTCAGAGTTTACAGCCTTATGGGTATAAAGGGTTTTTGATTGGAGAGAATTTTATGAAAACAGACAATCCGGGGGCCAGTGCAGCGGATTTCATTAAAAAATTGAACGCATGA
- a CDS encoding phosphoribosylanthranilate isomerase: MKLKVCGMRYEDNIREISAIGLDYMGFIFFEGSSRHVTDSIPTLSSSIKKVGVFVNASHDTIVGKINLYDLQAVQLHGEESPEFCKSLSGFNIEIIKVFSIKNEFDFETLTPYETVCDFFLFDTKGALAGGNGYCFDWSVLETYPSTKPYFLSGGIGLESLDQLKEFKKSTAATYCHAVDVNSKFEVAPAKKNKELLEKFKDLL; this comes from the coding sequence ATGAAACTAAAAGTATGTGGCATGCGCTATGAGGACAATATTCGGGAGATCTCAGCGATTGGACTCGATTATATGGGTTTTATCTTTTTTGAAGGCTCGTCACGTCATGTCACGGATTCAATTCCGACTCTCTCTTCTTCCATTAAAAAAGTAGGTGTTTTTGTCAATGCGTCTCACGATACGATTGTCGGAAAAATCAATCTCTACGACTTACAAGCGGTGCAATTGCATGGCGAAGAATCGCCTGAATTTTGTAAATCCTTGAGTGGTTTCAACATAGAAATCATCAAAGTGTTTTCCATTAAAAATGAGTTTGATTTTGAAACCCTCACCCCTTACGAAACGGTCTGTGACTTTTTTCTTTTTGACACCAAAGGGGCTTTGGCTGGCGGCAATGGGTACTGCTTTGACTGGTCGGTATTAGAAACCTATCCCTCCACAAAACCTTATTTTTTAAGTGGTGGTATTGGATTGGAAAGCTTGGACCAACTTAAAGAATTTAAAAAGAGTACGGCAGCAACCTACTGCCACGCGGTGGATGTGAATAGCAAGTTTGAAGTTGCACCCGCCAAAAAAAATAAAGAATTATTAGAAAAATTTAAAGATTTATTATGA